Proteins encoded by one window of Macrobrachium rosenbergii isolate ZJJX-2024 chromosome 57, ASM4041242v1, whole genome shotgun sequence:
- the LOC136837019 gene encoding mucin-2-like isoform X1: protein MLKVVLLIALAAGISGVPESRFIGYYAQARDYPAPAPAYGPPPAPVYGPPPAPVYGPPPVPVYAPPPPSEGKGQGKGKGGGGGLFDFDIFQGFKDFFSFGGKGGKGGGGKGEESYGPPPPPLIQSYGPPPKAPKASYGPPPKAPKASYGPPPKAPKASYGPPPKAPKASYGPPPPPPKASYGPPPQPPKGNYGPPPPLPALPPPPAKGHVSVPKGGFGPPKAHSHIPVAPAPSYGLPPPLPPPPAPAPSYGPPLPPPVAPAPSYGAPTVGVSQGYGAPKPGDIIVAPSGGHGHGGLGGHGGGLGGHGGGLGGHGGGLGGHGGGLGGGLGGHGGGPGVELGGLGGGLGGGLGGHGGGLGVELGGLGGHGGYVPPPPPPAPSNNYVAPPPLPLEPAPAPLDNYAPPPPLPLETAPAPSDNYVPPPPLPLEPAVAPLPLENVPAPADNYAVPPPPLPPPVAPTGYLAPTQNVIVPANPPLPVVPAVPNPPIPVKPDCEACDQAPWVPMPVVAPVAPVVPVAPVAPVVPVVPVVPVAPVVPVAPVAPVAPVAPVPVAPVDPIGVTSPPAPIDIYPPAPAIDIRLAPTQTGAVDDGTVFIVDDAAGGRDPRVMDDPITTLDSVQFLSDDDPLTTIVSSDVIETDPVFVVDEGGPEVVTLGNQLPEVIGNVVLDTEAPVFDTATFVETRAQEPVDTEAPVIILDTEAPEPVLKTEPPAPVVETEVPEPVFETEVPVAVLDTEAPVLETEAPAPVLGTELPGPVFETGVPVAPADLSVVDVRTNNLAPQDEPEPLITPAVLVDSFALNPNDVMFRLTDSEVVEVGQPQFISSSEGTAGPSQFVSISNPEVVSVGEPASVSVSDANVVSVQQPRTQTDVGAVQIQEGFTPIIVPNVNENVVPANVVDVGQPQFIDQSFGQPQPGIPLGVSQPQLNSVSQPQVISVSQPQIVSVSQPQFQQQTSSVDVPAQPAVVFQDNFAPSFQQTIRETPPQLSYLPPSNSAAPVGNVVDVRASTPQGTGSANIAKSLLQSQTVNTVNSQSSDFSQKDAGGVNFRPIPVRNTPPTVGPLNLPNFEPFTSGSSGFEYSSPGQRVQISFGLPHQQSVGSGRVNNENVRPARNIGAFNLNGSLGNSLLRRNKGRGDSKQSHQNDLSLSKVKPPTTTTPVSPTTAEVTSAPTTTTTTTTAVPTTSTTPTTTTTVATTTTITTTTTTTTEKPTPRTWTFSLKTDRVTEKPSSTTTETSTASTTTPETGLSTEKPSTVKPRFRGRKRLRRPLSRRPVTSSTQSPVDEESTQVRQWNSGLFSLRNRTASRHRKTSPVLLAGDLRKEGDSQNKVGNDTKGLVNKEKKPDSGDGNSEVSHDKVTEETSSEASIAGTNDESQNAVVSNVDVRGSAKSITSGQSVFVSPQRNSFVFPQRRDPILPFGTRLSRPRPTSPFTNPTAGPSPLTSSRTLSEVQASQNLINSVDQTRPFQQFQSGKSLTPPKPDSPRNTLTDKTELNQSPAAIQPNMLPIMTHLNLPFVVASINPPANSDTTDPPSEPDEILVPPPTGHDKKPTNPPHLQRLFPNQHIPGTFTLHQNGGTFTSSSSFSSSSSSSTTQEESHHTKSSHFIQNNTGPLLSQPQDVTSSSSSTPLPTTRRASSRAKLFPSSAKPTTVVGSTSQGNGKALQQSHQNPVLQRPLTEKTRPLTRVAQTPVSEDYIKNFPEAAAPEGFPGEDPEEETIKNNIFELQRIN, encoded by the exons GTGGTGTTATTAATAGCCCTGGCGGCGGGAATCTCAGGAGTGCCCGAGTCCCGTTTCATCGGATACTACGCCCAAGCAAGAGACTATCCAGCGCCCGCACCTGCCTACGGTCCGCCACCGGCACCAGTCTACGGTCCTCCCCCTGCTCCGGTGTACGGTCCACCTCCCGTCCCAGTCTACGCTCCCCCTCCACCTTCCGAGGGGAAAGGccaaggaaaagggaaaggtggtggtggtggtctgtTCGACTTCGACATCTTCCAGGGATTCAAGGACTTCTTCAGCTTTGGCGGGAAAGGCGGCAAAGGAGGTGGCGGGAAAGGCGAGGAGTCCTACGGACCTCCTCCGCCCCCTCTTATTCAGAGCTACGGCCCTCCTCCAAAGGCGCCTAAGGCATCCTACGGACCACCTCCAAAGGCCCCTAAGGCATCCTACGGACCACCTCCAAAGGCCCCTAAGGCATCCTACGGACCCCCTCCAAAGGCTCCAAAAGCGAGTTATGGACCTCCTCCACCGCCACCGAAAGCATCTTATGGTCCCCCTCCACAGCCTCCAAAGGGAAATtacggtcctcctcctcctcttcctgctcttcctcctccccctgcgAAGGGACACGTTTCAGTGCCCAAGGGCGGCTTCGGACCCCCAAAAGCTCACAGCCACATTCCAGTAGCACCTGCTCCGTCATatggtcttcctcctcctcttcctccccctcctgctccagctccatcttacggtcctcctctccctcctcctgtGGCCCCAGCTCCATCTTACGGAGCTCCTACTGTCGGAGTAAGCCAAGGTTATGGAGCTCCCAAACCAGGTGATATCATTGTTGCTCCTTCTGGTGGTCATGGTCATGGAGGACTTGGAGGACATGGAGGAGGACTTGGAGGACATGGAGGAGGACTTGGAGGACATGGAGGAGGACTTGGAGGACATGGAGGAGGACTTGGTGGAGGACTTGGAGGGCATGGAGGAGGACCTGGAGTAGAACTTGGAGGACTTGGTGGAGGACTTGGTGGAGGACTTGGAGGGCATGGAGGAGGACTTGGAGTAGAACTTGGAGGACTTGGAGGGCATGGAGGATatgttcctccacctcctcccccagCTCCATCAAACAATTACGTCGctcccccacctctccctctGGAACCTGCTCCAGCGCCTTTAGACAACTACGCTCCACCTCCGCCTCTCCCTCTTGAAACTGCTCCAGCGCCATCAGACAACTACGTTCCACCTCCACCTCTCCCTCTGGAACCTGCCGTGGCTCCACTTCCTTTAGAAAACGTCCCTGCCCCTGCAGATAACTATGCCgtgcctccccctccccttcccccaccggTGGCTCCAACTGGTTACCTTGCTCCTACCCAGAACGTCATCGTTCCAGCAAATCCTCCGCTCCCAGTCGTTCCAGCTGTTCCAAATCCTCCAATTCCTGTGAAGCCCGATTGCGAAGCCTGTGATCAGGCTCCTTGGGTGCCAATGCCTGTAGTAGCGCCTGTTGCTCCCGTGGTTCCTGTAGCTCCTGTGGCTCCTGTGGTTCCTGTGGTTCCTGTGGTTCCTGTAGCTCCTGTGGTTCCTGTTGCTCCTGTTGCTCCTGTCGCTCCTGTCGCTCCTGTTCCAGTTGCACCCGTGGATCCAATTGGGGTAACCAGTCCTCCAGCCCCCATCGATATCTATCCACCAGC gcCAGCTATCGATATCAGACTGGCACCTACACAAACTGGGGCAGTAGATGATGGAACAGTATTTATTGTCGATGATGC GGCAGGGGGACGTGACCCAAGGGTAATGGATGACCCAATCACCACTCTGGACAGCGTTCAGTTCTTATCAGATGATGATCCACTGACTACGATAGTTTCCAGTGACGTTATTGAAACTGACCCAGTGTTCGTTGTTGATGAGGGAG GACCAGAGGTGGTGACATTGGGTAACCAGCTGCCAGAAGTTATCGGCAAT GTCGTCCTAGATACAGAAGCACCAGTTTTCGATACAGCTACCTTTGTCGAAACAAGAGCCCAAGAGCCCGTAGACACTGAAGCTCCAGTAATTATTCTTGACACTGAGGCGCCTGAACCTGTTTTAAAAACAGAACCTCCAGCACCTGTTGTGGAAACTGAAGTCCCAGAACCTGTATTTGAAACAGAAGTCCCAGTAGCTGTTCTAGACACTGAAGCACCAGTTTTAGAAACTGAAGCACCGGCGCCCGTTCTTGGCACTGAGCTCCCAGGACCCGTCTTCGAGACAGGAGTCCCAGTAGCACCGGCAGATCTCTCCGTCGTAGATGTTCGAACGAATAATCTGGCGCCACAGGATGAACCAGAGCCACTCATTACACCAGC TGTTCTTGTGGATTCATTTGCACTCAACCCAAATGATGTTATGTTCAGACTGACAGATTCTGAAGTAGTGGAGGTGGGTCAGCCTCAGTTCATTTCATCCAGTGAGGGCACTGCTGGTCCTTCCCAGTTTGTATCCATAAGCAATCCAGAGGTTGTCAGTGTTGGGGAACCTGCATCAGTTTCTGTTTCTGACGCTAATGTAGTCAGTGTTCAGCAACCAAGAACCCAAACAGATGTAGGTGCTGTCCAGATTCAAGAAGGCTTCACGCCAATCATCGTCCCAAATGTTAACGAGAATGTTGTACCAGCAAATGTCGTTGATGTTGGTCAGCCGCAGTTTATAGACCAAAGCTTTGGACAGCCCCAGCCAGGGATACCCCTTGGTGTGTCACAGCCTCAGTTAAATTCTGTGTCACAGCCTCAAGTTATCTCTGTCTCCCAGCCTCAGATTGTATCTGTCTCGCAGCCCCAGTTTCAGCAGCAGACCAG TTCTGTCGACGTCCCAGCCCAACCAGCAGTTGTATTCCAAGACAACTTTGCACC GTCCTTCCAGCAAACTATTAGGGAGACGCCCCCTCAGCTGTCCTACCTTCCTCCTTCCAACAG TGCTGCTCCTGTTGGTAATGTAGTGGATGTCCGTGCCTCGACTCCACAAGGAACAGGCAGTGCTAACATTGCTAAGAGCTTGCTGCAGTCGCAGACTGTGAATACAGTCAACAGTCAGTCTAGTGATTTTAGTCAGAAAGATGCTGGCGGAGTAAACTTCCGACCAATACCTGTGAGAAATACACCTCCAACAGTTGGACCGTTGAATTTACCAAACTTTGAGCCTTTCACCAGTGGCTCCTCAGGTTTCGAATACTCTTCTCCTGGTCAGAGAGTGCAAATTTCCTTCGGTCTTCCACATCAGCAGTCTGTAGGCTCCGGCAGGGTTAATAATGAGAACGTCAGACCTGCAAGAAACATAGGTGCATTTAATCTTAACGGTAGCCTGGGTAATTCACTCCTTAGGAGAAACAAGGGCAGAGGTGATTCTAAACAAAGCCACCAAAATGATCTCTCGCTATCCAAAGTAAAACCACCAACAACTACAACCCCAGTTTCACCTACAACCGCAGAAGTTACTTCtgctcctactactactactactactactactgctgttcCAACCACTTCAACAACACCCACAACAACAACCActgttgctactactactactattactaccaccactactactacaactgaAAAGCCAACGCCCAGAACATGGACATTCTCCCTAAAGACTGACAGAGTAACAGAAAAACCTTCATCAACAACGACTGAGACATCAACAGCCTCTACCACAACTCCGGAGACTGGTCTCTCGACAGAAAAGCCCTCGACGGTTAAGCCTCGTTTCCGCGGACGTAAGCGCTTGCGCAGACCCCTGTCCCGTCGCCCAGTGACGTCTAGTACACAGTCACCTGTTGACGAAGAGAGTACCCAGGTTAGGCAGTGGAATTCTGGCCTCTTCTCTTTGAGGAATCGCACAGCCTCCAGACATAGGAAAACTTCACCCGTACTCCTTGCTGGTGACTTGAGGAAGGAAggagattcacaaaacaaagtTGGTAATGATACAAAAGGTTTAGTTAACAAGGAAAAGAAACCGGATTCGGGAGACGGTAATTCTGAAGTGTCCCATGATAAAGTGACAGAGGAAACCTCCAGTGAGGCCTCTATTGCAGGGACCAATGACGAGTCCCAGAA cgCTGTTGTCAGTAACGTAGACGTCAGAGGTTCCGCAAAGTCAATCACAAGTGGTCAGTCCGTTTTTGTCTCACCACAGAGAAATAGCTTTGTGTTCCCTCAAAGACGTGACCCCATCCTGCCCTTTGGTACACGCCTTTCCCGCCCGAGACCCACTTCCCCATTTACTAACCCCACAGCTG GCCCCTCCCCACTAACCTCAAGCAGGACTCTCTCTGAGGTGCAGGCTTCACAAAACCTTATTAACTCAGTGGACCAAACCAGACCCTTTCAACAATTTCAGTCAGGCAAATCCCTCACGCCACCAAAACCTGATTCCCCCCGTAACACCCTAACTGACAAAACTGAGCTTAACCAATCCCCAGCAGCAATCCAACCAAATATGCTACCTATTATGACGCATCTTAACCTGCCTTTTGTCGTTGCCTCAATTAACCCACCCGCAAACAGTGATACAACTGACCCCCCATCTGAACCTGATGAAATACTAGTTCCTCCACCCACTGGACACGATAAGAAACCGACTAACCCACCCCACCTCCAACGCCTCTTCCCAAACCAGCACATTCCAGGAACCTTTACTCTCCACCA